The Cryptococcus deuterogattii R265 chromosome 3, complete sequence genome has a segment encoding these proteins:
- a CDS encoding MFS transporter SP family general alpha glucoside:H+ symporter, protein MTNTNEEIKFGVDSGDDEKVAVSNRQQVLSSMFTNAASATDKEHKMTLLQGVRLYPKAIFWAAAIAMCCVMEGYDIALIGNFYAFPPFNRKYGELQSDGSYQVPARWQAGISNGAQCGQIVGLLLTGLGVERFGYRPFILAVLFYQAAVTCGFFFAPSVQILLLSECLAGISFGVFMSIAISYASEVCPVALRGYLTTWGNSCWGIGQLLAIAVIKSMFGRDDQWAYRIPYGLQWMWFPPLIALIFFAPESPWWLVRKGRYEDAKRSLLRLTSPKRDPTFDADETIDMMRHTNELEQDMTAGVTYLDCFKGINLRRTEIVCMLFVSQNLAGNTFSNYSTYFFEQAGLTGDIPYDFALGQYGLNTVGAFVAWGFMAWGVGRRTLYLCGLCGLFCTLLVLGFLGLVPAEHKHAASMATGSVMLVWAAFYQFSVGTVAFSLVAEMSTRRLQVKTVALSRVAYNMAAIVVNVLTPYMINPTAWNWGNFAGFFWAGTCFLMIVYHYFRLPEPSGRTFAEIDLLFERKVPARKFKTTQINAFDVALNHQVAEDKPELEHVEMA, encoded by the exons ATGACCAACACCAATGAAGAGATCAAATTCGGAGTGGACAGTGGGGATGACGAGAAGGTCGCTGTCTCGAACCGACAGCAGGTGTTGTCTAGCATGTTCACCAATGCGGCGTCCGCTACAG ACAAGGAACACAAAATGACCTTGCTGCAAGGCGTGCGGTTGTACCCGAAGGCTATCTTCTGGGCAGCCGCCATAGCAATGTGTTGCGTTATGGAAGGATATGATATTGCTCTGATCGGCAACTTCTACGCCTTCCCTCCATTCAACAGGAAGTATGGCGAGCTTCAGTCCGACGGCTCTTACCAAGTGCCGGCGAGGTGGCAAGCTGGGATCTCGAATGGAGCCCAGTGCGGCCAGATCGTTGGCCTCTTGC TTACGGGGCTGGGCGTCGAGCGGTTTGGCTACCGTCCGTTCATCCTTGCGGTGCTGTTCTACCAGGCCGCCGTCACCTgcggcttcttcttcgccccCAGCGTACAGATACTACTCCTCTCCGAATGCTTGGCTGGTATTTCTTTTGGCGTCTTCATGTCCA TCGCTATATCGTACGCCTCCGAGGTTTGCCCAGTTGCCCTCCGCGGTTACTTGACCACCTGGGGCAACTCGTGCTGGGGTATCGGACAACTGCTCGCGATCGCCGTAATCAAAAGCATGTTCGGGAGGGACGACCAATGGGCGTACAGGATCCCCTACGGTCTTCAATGGATGTGGTTCCCCCCGCTCATTGCTCTAATCTTTTTCGCCCCTGAGTCCCCCTGGTGGCTCGTAAGAAAGGGTCGATACGAAGACGCCAAGagatctcttcttcgactcACGTCCCCAAAGCGAGACCCCACCTTTGACGCTGATGAAACCATCGACATGATGCGGCACACCAACGAGCTCGAGCAGGACATGACGGCGGGTGTAACCTACCTCGATTGTTTCAAGGGAATCAACCTCCGGCGTACCGAGATTGTCTGCATGCTGTTCGTCTCCCAGAACCTTGCAGGCAACACCTTCTCCAATTATTCCACGTACTTTTTCGAGCAGGCGGGCTTGACTGGCGACATCCCGTATGACTTCGCCCTTGGTCAGTACGGTCTCAACACAGTGGGCGCTTTCGTCGCTTGGGGCTTCATGGCCTGGGGAGTCGGTCGCCGAACTCTCTATCTTTGTGGCCTTTGCGGTCTGTTCTGCactctccttgtcctcggCTTCCTTGGTCTTGTTCCCGCTGAGCACAAGCACGCCGCCTCCATGGCCACCGGCTCTGTCATGTTGGTGTGGGCCGCCTTCTATCAATTCTCCGTCGGTACCGTCGCTTTCTCACTGGTCGCTGAGATGTCTACTCGTAGGCTCCAAGTCAAGACGGTGGCTCTGTCTCGCGTAGCCTACAACATGGCCGCGATCGTGGTCAATGTGCTGACCCCATACATGATCAACCCAACAGCGTGGAACTGGGGCAACTTTGCAGGATTCTTCTGGGCTGGCACCTGTTTCCTCATGATTGTCTACCACTACTTTCGACTTCCCGAGCCCTCCGGCAGGACCTTCGCGGAGATCGACTTGCTCTTTGAGCGGAAGGTTCCGGCAAGGAAGTTCAAGACCACGCAGATCAACGCTTTTGACGTGGCTCTCAACCACCAAGTTGCTGAGGACAAACCGGAGCTCGAGCATGTCGAAATGGCGTGA